GTCCCCATAACGTCCTGATGTCCCATAACGTCCCGACGTCTCATAACGTCCTGATGTCCCCATAACGTCCTGACGTCTCATAACGTCCTGATGTCCCCATAACGTCCTGATGTCCCCATAACGTCCCGATGTCTCATAACGTCCCGATGTCCCCATAACGTCCCGATGTCTCATAACGTCCTGATGTCCCCATAACGTCCCGATGTCTCATAACGTCCTGATGTCCCCATAACGTCCTGATGTCCCCATAACGTCCTGACGTCTCATAACGTCCTGATGTCCCCATAACGTCCCGATGTCCCCATAACGTCCCGATGTCCCCATAACGTCCTGACGTCCCCATAACGTCCCGATGTCCCCATAACGTCCCGATGTCCCCATAACGTCCCGACGTCTCATAACGTCCTGATGTCCCCATAACGTCCTGATGTCCCCATAACGTCCTGATGTCCCCATAACGTCCTGACGTCTCATAACGTCCTGATGTCCCCATAACGTCCTGACGTCTCATAACGTCCCGATGTCCCCATAACGTCCTGACGTCCCCATAACGTCCCGATGTCCCCATAACGTCCCGACGTCCCCATAACGTCCCGACGTCCCCATAACGGCCCGATGTCTCATAACGGCCCGATGTCCCCATAACGGCCCGATGTCCCCATAACGGCCCGATGTCTCATAACGTCCCGATGTCTCATAACGGCCCGATGTCCCCATAACGTCCCGATGTCTCATAACGTCCCGACGCCCCATAACGTCCCGATGTCCCATAACGGCCCGACGTCCCCATAACGGCCCGATGTCTCATAACGTCCCGATGTCCCATAACGGCCCGACGTCCCATAACGTCCCGACGTCCCATAACGTCCCGACGTCTCATAACGTCCTGACGTCTGTCCCTCtgctgattggtttaaagtgcTGATGACTCGTCTGTCCCTCTGCTGATTGGcttgtctgtccctctgctgattggctgacagGTGTCAGATCTGTTTCTGTGACTACACCAATAAGGAGAAGCTGAGGATCCTGCCCTGTTTCCATGACTACCACGTCCAGTGTATCGACCGATGGTTGAAGGTAACGCTGCAGACGTCCTCTGGGTTAAAGGaacctctccatctctctctgtccccctctgtctccatctctctctctctctgtctccggctccccctctgtctctccatctctctctgtctccgtctccccctgtctctccatctctgtctgtctccgtctccccctgtctctctgtctccgtctccccctctgtctctccatctctgtctccgtctcccctctctctccatctctctctgtttctccctgtctccccctctgtctcccctgtctctctctgtctccgtctccccctctgtctctccatctctctctgtctcagtctccccctctgtctctctgtctccgtctccccctctgtctctccatctctctctgtctccccctgtctctctctgtctctgtctccccctctgtctctccatctctctctgtctccgtctctgtctctctctgtctccgtctcccccctctgtctctccatctctgtctccgtctccccctctgtctctccatctctctgttttctccctgtctccccctctgtctccccctgtctctctctgtctccgtctcccctctgtctctccatctctctcgtCTCAgtctccccctctgtctctctgtctccgtctccccccctctgtctctccatctctctctgtctcccccctgtctctctctgtctccgtctccccctctgtctctccatctctctctgtctccgtctctgtctctctctgtctccgtctccccctctgtctctcctcctctgtctccgtctccccctctgtctctccatctctctgtttctccctgtctccccctctgtctccccctgtctctctgtctccgtctccccctgtctctctctgtctccgtctccccctgtctctccatctcgtctgtctccgtctcccctgtctctctgtctcgtctccccctctgtctctccatctctgtctccgtctcccctctctctctccatctctctctgttttctcctgtctccccctctgtctccccctgtctctctctgtctccgtctccccctctgtctctccatctctctctgtctcagtctcccctctgtctctctgtctccgtctccccctctgtctctccatctctgtctccgtctctctcctccaatctctctctgtttctccctgtctccccctctgtctccccctgtctctctctgtctccgtctccccctctgtctctccatctctctctgtctccgtctccccctctgtctctccatctctctctgtctccccctgtctctctctgtctccgtctccccctctgtctctccatctctctctgtctctgtctctctctgtctccgtctccccctctgtctctccatctctgtctccgtctccccctgtctctccatctctctgtttctccctgtctccccctctgtctccccctgtctctctctgtctccgtctccccctctgtctctccatctctctctgtctcagtctccccctctgtctctccatctctgtctccgtctccccctctgtctccccaTCTctcaaataattcataatttctgctttattataATATTCGGTGTAATTCTatgtaaatgagggttattgagcATGAGTTCCAGACAGTATAAAACTACGGAGGTGCTGGTTGAGGAAACTAattaagtctgaaaaagggacaaaaaatgtcaaatatctgTTGGGAGGACAACCCCAGGGTGTCCTCCTTTCCAGGTTAGCGGCTGACCCGTTGTCCCCCTCCGACAGGACAACGCCACCTGTCCCGTCTGCAGAGCCAACCTGGCGGACGGCGCCGGCCTCGCCCCCCCGCAGCCCCTCTGACGGCGGCCGTCGTCCGGGGCGACGGGGCGTCCCCGTCCCCGTGGTTTTAAAGGACAACTCGTCtgtttttatactgtttatttaaccTGCTGCTGTCGTTCTGTATTAAATGTCGAGACTTTTCCCTCTGGTGTCTACTCCTTCTGGATTATTTATTGATGACATCATGTTACAGTGGGATGTAACGGGGCCGGGAGTCTGGGGGGTCCAACGCGAGGCCCGCGGGCCGGATGCGGCCCCTCGCTCATTTAGAGGgacaaaaaagaggaaaaaacagaaaatgtgacAGAAATTAGGAAACTGTCAAACTGGGGGgaaacaaaaagtgacaaaacaaaattagGGGAAAACCTGAAAGAATTAGAAGAAAACCAGTgacaaattattaattaaattaataaaaccccagaaaaagtgtcaaaaaagcctttttattgATTGTGAACCTCGGTCGATATGCAGGTCAGATCTgctttctgtcactttttcagtttttcccccccaatttgtcacaaaacaaaacaaagtgacaaaaatttgaacaaaacattgactttttttttttttttttttgaaaataaactgagaaaaaaCCAAAGTGACAAAGACATTAATCAGATCTGCCGCCTGTCAATCAAGGTTCACGACAAATAAAAACgttatttttgtcacttttgccgACGTTTTCTGTCGCctttgcagatgtttttgtcacttttttttctttgatgtctgcgttattttttgggggtttttttgtcGACCAAACAGACAAACGATAACAgtgaaaatatttattattcacGCAGCTCCCATCAACGTCTCATAACGTCTGTGATTGGCCGTCGTAGAGACGCGAGCTGGATCATAACTAGAGGTTTGTGTTGTGTCGTAGCGCtgtagaccccccccccccccacccccccgagTCTCTGATCCGTCTGGGGGGTCCTAGTCCTCGTAGTAGCGCTTCTTCATGGCTCGGTACTTCCTCAGGTAGTAGAGCGCCTCCAGCTCTTTGGCCACGAACTCCCCCCGAGAGATCAGGTCCCGGATCTGCTGCGGGTCCTGCACGCCCCGGTTCTTAGAGAACGCCGCTCTCAGGCGGTCCCTGAAGTACTCGCCGCCTTTAGGGTACTCCCGTCCCAGGTGGAGCAGCTGGGAAGGAGAGCGGACTGTAAGAAGGGGAGACCACACTCACCAaaaaacatccccccccccccccggagaaaaaaaaactcaaaagtaaAAGTCCCACATTTTAGAATTTGGTTTCTGTCACTTTTGCCGACGTTTTCTGTCGCCTTTAAAAtcagtgaaaaaaacagaaaacaattagGCAAATAAATAGAAACGGGGACAAAATTaggttaaaaaaactgaaaaagggacaaaaaattaggcaaaataacagaaaagtgacaaattttATAACAAAACGGTGACTGTCACTAGAATaaaggaaaagccccaaaacgatcTTAAAGACCACACAGGTGATTAATGAAGTCCAGACTCACGTTTTTGTAGAGCCGGACCACTTCGGCCCTCAGAGGGTTCACCGCCATCCCAGACCTCAGACCCACAGGTACCAGGAACACTTCTCTGGTCTCAGACCCACAGGTACCAGGAACACTTCTCTGGTCTCAGACCCACAGGTACCAGGGACACTTCTCTGGTCTCAGACCCACAGGTACCAGGAACACTTCTCTGGTCTCAGACCCACAGGTACCAGGAACACTTCTCTGGTCTCAGACCCACAGGTACCAGGGACACTTCTCTGGTCTCAGACCTCAGACCCACAGGTACCAGGAACACTTCTCTGGTCTCAGACCCACAGGTACCAGGAACACTTCTCTGGTCTCAGACCCACAGGTACCAGGGACACTTCTCTGGTCTCAGACCTCAGACCCACAGGTACCAGGGACACTTCTCTGGTCTCtgtgggggggggtctgtgttacacacacagacatgaagaTAGAGGGATGTAGAGAGGTATATAAATATCAagagtaaaaatataaaaatacaagaaataaggagtgtggatatgtacaatatttacataaataaggAATTGTTATGGTGTGAAGAAAGTAAAAATTAATACGTAGTAGTAGCAgagtacatttaatttaaaatactcAGTAACTACACTCAGTCCGTCAGGAGGTCTGAGGTCTACTGGGGTCCAGTCAGGAGGTCTGAGGTCTACCGGAGTCCATCAGGAGGTCTGAAGTCTACTGGGGTCCTGTCAGGAGGTCTACCGGAGTCCGTCAGGAGGTCTGAGGTCTACTGGGGTCCTGTCAGGAGGTCTGAGGTCCACCGGAGTCCATCAGGAGGTCTGAAGTCTACTGGGGTCCTGTCAGGAGGTCTACCGGAGTCCGTCAGGAGGTCTGAGGTCTACTGGGGTCCTGTCAGGAGGTCTGAGGTCTACCGGAGTCCATCAGGAGGTCTGAAGTCTACTGGGGTCCTGTCAGGAGGTCTGAGGTCTACTACCAGAGTCCGTCAGGAGGTGAGGTCTACTTCCAGAGTCCGTCAGGAGGTCTGAGGTCTACCGGGGTCTGTCAGGAGGTCTGAGGTCTACcgggttgtttttatatttggattatAACTTGTATTTCTcttcatataaatatatttccagCAAATACTGATTCAGAAAAAGATAGAAATGCAAGAAATGAGTTATTTAATGATCAAAAtttgacaacatgagggcaacatgaagacaacatgaggacaacatgaggacaacatgaggacaagatgaagacaacatgaggacaacatgaggacaagatgaagacaacatgaggacaacatgatgaaggcaacatgaagacaacatgaagacaacatgaggacaacatgaggacaacatgagggcaacatgaggacaacataaagacaacatgaggacaacatgagggcaacatgaagacaacatatagacaacatgaggacaacatgaagacaacatgagggttaagttgTTGACGGTGAGCATTAGCTTCTATTTTAGCCTCTTTTAGCTTTAAAACCTGAATTCCAAACACGTCTTTTAAGCCTCTCCGCTAACAACGAACGCATTAACAACTCGTTTAACAGTTAGTTAGTAACAGTCACTTTAACAACAGTCCACTAAAACACTTTAATGTCTCTGTGGCGAACTTTCTCCGGAGTTATTATTCAGAGTAAAGTTGTCTCTGTACCTGATGACCTCTGCAGCCGAAGCTTTCTGTAAGCTAACGGCTAAAAACACGTAAGATAACGTACGTAAGATAACGTACGTAAGATAACGTACGTAAGATAACGTCTACGATACGCAAGCTAACAGCTaaaaaccatagaccgttaatattaacataaatatatatatatgtatatatatatatagtctatgcTAAAAACACATAAGATAACGTACGTAAGCTAACGGCTACAATACTTAAGCTAACGGCTAAAAACACGTAAGATAACGTACGTAAGCTAACGGCTACAATACTTAAGCTAACGGCTAAAAACACGTAAGATAACGTACGTAAGCTAACGGCTACAATACTTAAGCTAACAGCTAAAAACACATAAGATAACGTACGTAAGCTAACGGCTACAATACTTAAGCTAACGGCTAAAAACACGTAAGATAACGTACGTAACGGCTAACGTCTTGTTAGCCGTTAGCTAATATGACCTACAAGCTGCTACAACTCGCTCTGCGTCGGTTAGTCGGTGTCGGTGGTTTGTTTAACGACTCGGCGTAACGATTAACGTTAAACGGTTGTTTATAATGACCTTTTTAGTCACGAGCTCGGTGTGAAACGGGAACGTAAACAACCGAAgagtaacacacacataaagataGTTATCCCCCGAGACAGACACAAACGGGTCCGCTGAGTTTCGCACATGCGCACATGTACTTAAAGCGCTGTTGGTATATTTCTCACTGAACTGTCTCTGCTGTGTTTATATTTTGGTTATTGATTaattggtgtgtttttgttgtgtattcATCTTTGTGTTTGACTGTTTTGAAAAacgtattttttgttttttttggggacaTTTCGCTATGAAaagttcattttaattttagttattttaattCTTCAGAAGGTCTTTTTGTCACCCATTAAAGTGCCGACTTCTTTGTAGAGATCTCAGGCGATTTAtgtgtaaaataattaaaataatgcaGCTTTATGTTATTTATTCACCTGGAATGAGAAGTTAAAATATAACCTGAGTGTGTTTTAACACGTTAAAGCCTGTAAATAACAACACATCTCAaatatatgttattatattatacacCATGCAGGAGCACCTAAACTAAAGGACTGCAGGGGGCCGTGTCCCCTTAGAGGGTCTCTGGAGGACTGCTGGGGGCCGTGTCTCCTTACAGGGTCTCTGGTGGACTGCAGGGGGGTAGTGTCCCCTTAGAGGGTCTCTGGTGGACTACAAGGGGGCTGAGTCCCCTCACAGAGTCTCTGGTGGACTGCAGGGGGGTAGTGTCCCCTTAGAGGGTCTCTGGTGGACTGCAGGGGGGTAGTGTCCCCTCACAGAGTCTCTGGTGGACTGCAGGGGGGCCGTGTCCCCTCACAGGGTCTCTGGTGGACTGTAGGGGGGTTGTGTCCCCTCACAGGGTCTCTGGTGGACTGCAGGGGGGTCGTGTCCCCTCACAGGGTCTCTGGTGGACTGTAGGGGGGTAGTGTCCCCTCAGAGTCTCTGGTGGACTGCAGGGGGCCGTGTCCCCTCACAGGGTCTCTGTTGTCTTCCTTCTACTGTCTATTTGTTTTCTTCAAACTTAGTTTATTGATCTTTGTACAGAACAGAAACACTGAGAAAGAAGaagtgaatatttaaataaataaataaataaataaataaatacacgaGTCTAAAATATTAGAAAGGTCCAGTAAACAGTCCAATCCAGGCGG
The nucleotide sequence above comes from Etheostoma spectabile isolate EspeVRDwgs_2016 chromosome 15, UIUC_Espe_1.0, whole genome shotgun sequence. Encoded proteins:
- the lyrm5b gene encoding LYR motif-containing protein 5B, with protein sequence MAVNPLRAEVVRLYKNLLHLGREYPKGGEYFRDRLRAAFSKNRGVQDPQQIRDLISRGEFVAKELEALYYLRKYRAMKKRYYED